From Synchiropus splendidus isolate RoL2022-P1 chromosome 10, RoL_Sspl_1.0, whole genome shotgun sequence, the proteins below share one genomic window:
- the tmsb4x gene encoding thymosin beta-4 — protein MADKPDVSEVTTFDKSKLKKTETDEKNTLPTKETIEQEKSS, from the exons ATGGCTGACAAACCAGACGTCTCAGAAGTTACTACCTTCGACAAGTCCAAGCTGAAGAAGACCGAGACGGATGAGAAGAACACACTACCAACCAAAGAAA CCATCGAGCAGGAGAAGTCTTCTTGA
- the LOC128765743 gene encoding toll-like receptor 8 — protein sequence MNGEGSSNILRLFLWFSVGPATANWTSPLFPCDVRLYNNSDIIVLCNGRFLKQVPLGITGNATELDLSDNFIVGVSEKQLSHLHNLTSLNLNWAHKEGKLVISKDAFKNLTELRNLSLRGNHLQGIPTNLPTRLTTLDLNHNKITYLDSKMLAGLVNITHLYLNRNCYSVTPCGKRVTIEDDSLLVMTQLNTLDISFNNLTKVPKGLPKTLVDVKLGVNSIQAINENDFLGLDNLSVLFLQGNCPRCSTASFPCVPCQNQSLYIHPNAFQNLTKLKMLHLGGNSLTCVEPSLFENLHQLKVLVLSFNHLHQVICTEATFLTHLQNLEILDLSFNFKPWEFPPTVNLSENFSHLKSLQVLHLRGLIFQQIRLWTLKPLYHLKNLTVLNLGTNFLIKYESNVFSHFSHVKVLYLAENHISPLSQEKQLDSSDAHSLGLTFTYPPDSRPYSFIEIDHIIKPECLNAGRVLSLSSNNLFFIAPQQFEGYNDVACLNLSGSGVSMAPKGIEFSALPNLTYLDLSFNKVSLAYNNSFRELQKLEVLDLSYNPHYFEAYGVTHSLNFLQNLPVLRVLNISHNSIATLTTKQMSSRSLAELQFGNNHLGQIWKKHDQSYDMIFTNLTNLTILDISFNSIKNIPDTVFQHLPRTLTKLSLSNNLLTKFQWEKLKDFEQLQVLNLGHNSLSDVVGIHSHSLTFLDLSHNKVFHLDDGFLVGAPSLQTLSLIKNWLTTINQSSFETTPKIETLMIHQNPLQCTCDSLDFILWIESGRIKIPKLTWDVKCDSPANQKGKLLTHFQINNCVNDSLAFLMYILSTSFTLLFMFVATVYHLFYWDAFYALHYVRAKLKGYRKLNSKHNVYDAFVTYDTTDADVSEWVMTNLRAQLEDDRHHLPLCLEERDWPAGVPLVDNLIQSIRYSRKTLFVLTQGYVKTGVFRLAMYLAHQRLLEENEDVIVLLMLEPVLQYSHLLRLRERLCGKSVVRWPKNTAAEPWFWQNLRNIIRVDNDVMYNKTYSKFFNSR from the exons ATGAACGGAGAA GGTTCCTCAAACATTCTGCGGCTCTTCCTGTGGTTCTCAGTCGGGCCAGCCACAGCGAACTGGACCTCTCCGCTCTTCCCATGTGACGTCAGGCTTTACAACAACTCGGACATCATAGTCCTGTGCAATGGACGCTTCCTTAAACAGGTTCCATTAGGGATCACTGGTAACGCGACAGAGCTCGATTTATCAGACAATTTTATTGTGGGAGTCTCGGAAAAGCAGCTGTCACACCTCCATAATCTCACCTCCCTCAACCTCAATTGGGCCCACAAGGAGGGAAAGCTGGTCATCAGCAAAGATGCCTTCAAGAACCTGACGGAACTGAGGAACTTGTCACTGAGAGGAAACCACCTGCAGGGTATACCGACAAACCTTCCCACCAGATTAACAACACTGGACTTAAAccacaataaaataacatacTTGGATAGCAAGATGCTAGCAGGCTTGGTCAACATCACGCATTTGTATTTAAACAGGAACTGCTATTCAGTCACTCCCTGTGGCAAGCGTGTCACCATTGAGGATGACAGTTTGCTCGTGATGACCCAACTCAACACACTCGACATTTCCTTCAACAACTTGACCAAGGTTCCCAAAGGCCTTCCCAAGACCCTGGTTGACGTAAAGTTGGGAGTCAACAGCATACAGGCGATCAATGAGAATGACTTTCTAGGCCTCGATAACCTCTCCGTACTTTTTCTCCAGGGAAACTGTCCCAGATGCAGCACGGCTTCCTTCCCCTGTGTTCCCTGTCAAAACCAGTCTCTATATATCCATccaaatgcatttcaaaatctGACAAAGCTTAAGATGCTGCACCTTGGTGGAAACTCGCTGACGTGTGTGGAGCCCTCCTTATTCGAAAATCTTCATCAACTGAAGGTCCTTGTCCTATCCTTCAACCACCTGCATCAAGTGATATGCACAGAGGCCACATTTCTCACACACCTGCAGAATTTAGAAATACTTGATCTCTCCTTCAACTTTAAACCTTGGGAATTCCCACCAACGGTGAATCTTTCTGAAAACTTCTCACACCTCAAGTCTCTTCAAGTTCTTCATCTGCGAGGTCTCATCTTCCAGCAAATCAGGCTCTGGACTCTTAAGCCTCTCTACCATCTCAAAAATCTGACCGTCCTGAACTTGGGCACAAACTTCTTGATTAAATACGAGTCCAATGTATTTTCACACTTCTCCCACGTGAAGGTGTTATACCTGGCAGAAAACCATATCTCTCCATTGAGCCAAGAGAAACAACTAGACTCCAGTGATGCACACAGCCTTGGGTTAACGTTCACATATCCACCTGACTCACGACCATATAGCTTCATAGAAATTGATCACATTATCAAGCCAGAGTGCCTGAATGCCGGGAGAGTGCTGAGCCTGAGTTCAAACAACCTGTTTTTCATCGCTCCACAGCAGTTTGAAGGCTACAATGACGTGGCATGCCTCAACCTCTCAGGAAGTGGGGTCTCCATGGCACCAAAGGGAATAGAGTTCTCTGCCTTACCAAACCTGACCTACCTTGATCTGTCCTTCAACAAGGTCAGTCTGGCCTACAACAATTCCTTCAGAGAACTCCAGAAGCTTGAGGTGCTGGACCTGAGTTACAACCCTCACTACTTTGAGGCCTACGGTGTGACACACAGCTTGAATTTTCTTCAGAACCTGCCAGTTCTCAGGGTGCTGAACATTAGTCACAACTCCATTGCCACATTAACAACCAAGCAGATGAGCAGCCGTTCACTAGCAGAACTTCAGTTCGGAAACAACCACTTGGGACAAATTTGGAAGAAACATGATCAGTCATACGACATGATCTTTACAAATCTAACTAACTTGACCATTTTGGATATTTCTTTCAACAGCATCAAGAACATTCCTGACACAGTGTTTCAACATTTACCCAGAACCCTGACCAAGCTAAGTTTGAGCAACAACTTGCTGACAAAGTTTCAGTGGGAGAAACTCAAAGATTTTGAACAACTTCAGGTTCTGAACCTCGGCCACAATTCTCTGTCGGACGTGGTTGGCATCCACTCGCACTCGTTGACCTTTCTGGACTTGTCTCACAACAAAGTTTTCCACCTGGATGATGGGTTTTTAGTGGGAGCACCGTCTCTGCAGACCCTGAGCCTGATCAAGAACTGGCTGACCACCATCAACCAGTCGTCTTTCGAGACCACACCCAAGATTGAAACCTTGATGATCCACCAAAACCCTCTTCAGTGCACGTGCGACTCACTAGACTTCATACTGTGGATTGAAAGTGGCAGAATAAAAATCCCAAAACTGACTTGGGATGTGAAATGTGACTCACCAGCCAACCAAAAAGGAAAACTGCTGACTCACTTTCAGATCAACAACTGTGTCAACGACAGTCTGGCGTTCTTGATGTACATTCTCTCCACTTCCTTCACCCTCCTGTTCATGTTCGTAGCCACAGTTTATCACTTGTTCTACTGGGATGCCTTCTACGCCCTGCACTACGTGAGGGCCAAGCTAAAGGGCTACAGGAAGTTGAATTCCAAACACAACGTGTATGACGCCTTTGTGACCTATGACACCACTGATGCAGACGTTTCTGAGTGGGTGATGACGAATCTGAGAGCACAGCTGGAGGACGACAGACAccatcttcctctctgtctggaggagagagactgGCCTGCAGGagtccccctggtggacaaccTCATCCAGAGCATCCGATACAGCCGCAAGACCCTCTTCGTGTTGACTCAGGGCTACGTGAAGACCGGCGTCTTCAGGCTGGCCATGTATTTGGCCCATCAAAGACTGCTTGAGGAGAACGAGGACGTGATcgtgctgctgatgctggagcCAGTACTGCAGTACTCTCATCTGCTGCGTCTGAGGGAGAGGCTCTGTGGGAAGAGCGTCGTCAGGTGGCCCAAAAACACAGCGGCAGAGCCATGGTTCTGGCAGAACCTTAGAAATATCATCCGCGTGGACAATGACGTCATGTACAACAAGACCTACTCAAAGTTCTTCAACAGCCGATGA
- the LOC128765744 gene encoding LOW QUALITY PROTEIN: toll-like receptor 8 (The sequence of the model RefSeq protein was modified relative to this genomic sequence to represent the inferred CDS: inserted 2 bases in 1 codon), whose translation MMGSSNTLLLFLWFSAWPATANWTSPLFPCDVVIHNNNSAIIFLCNARSLEEVPFGITSNATALVLSDNLIKKVSAKDLSHLHNLTTLKLNWANREGKLVISEDAFKNLTQLKNLALGGNHLKDIPTNLPAGLRTLDLNRNKITYLDRKMLAGLANITHLYLNRNCYSDNPCSKRVTIEDDSLLVMTQLNTLDISFNNLTKVPKGLPKTLVNMKLGSNHIQAIKEDDFLGLSQLSVLYLQGNCPRCSSAPYPCVPCQNQSLHIHPNAFQNLTKLKMLHLGGNSLRSVKPSWFENLQLLKVLILSFNLLLPAISSEAKFLTYLPRLERLDLSFNFEPGAFPPIVNLSENFSRLKSLQVLHLPGLVFQQIGPETLKPLYHLKNLTVLNLGTNFLIRYESMVFSHFSHVKVLYLAENRLSPLSEQKQLVRIVNNRTLPFRYPYYPQFSFIESHNLIKPECLNAGRVLSLSSNNLFFITPQQFEGYNDVACLNLSGNGFSVAPNGTEFSSLPNLTYLDLSFNKVDLAYDNSFIELQKLEVLDLSYNPHYFEAYGVTHNLNFLQNLPVLRVLNMSHNSIATLTTKQMSSRSLAELQFGNNHLGQIWQNSDRSYDMIFMNLTNLTILDISFNGIMNIPDSVSTXLPRTLTKLSLSNNLLTKFQWEKLKDFEQLQVLNVSHNSLSDVVGIHSHSLTFLDLSHNNIFHLDDGFLVGAPSLKTLSLIKNWLATINQSSFKTTPKIETLMIHQNPLQCTCDSLDFILWIESGSIKIPKLTWDVKCGSPANQKGKLLTHFDIKNCINDSLAFLMYILSTSFTLLFMFVATVYHLFYWDAFYALHYVRAKLKGYRKLNSKHNVYDVFVTYDTTDADVSEWVMTNLRAQLEDDRHHLPLCLEERDWPAGVPLVDNLIQSIRYSRKTLFVLTQGYVKTGVFRLAMYLAHQRLLEENEDVIVLLMLEPVLQYSHLLRLRERLCGKSVVRWPKNTAAEPWFWQNLRNIIRVDNDVMYNKTYSQYFSR comes from the exons GGTTCCTCAAAcactctgctgctcttcctgtGGTTCTCAGCCTGGCCAGCCACAGCTAACTGGACCTCTCCACTCTTCCCATGTGACGTTGTCATTCACAACAACAACTCTGCCATCATATTCCTGTGCAATGCTCGCTCTCTTGAAGAAGTTCCATTTGGGATTACCAGTAACGCCACGGCACTGGTTTTATCAGACAATTTAATCAAGAAAGTCTCAGCAAAGGACCTGTCACATCTCCATAATCTCACCACCCTCAAACTGAACTGGGCCAACAGGGAAGGAAAGCTGGTCATCAGCGAGGATGCCTTCAAGAACCTGACACAACTGAAGAACTTGGCACTTGGAGGAAACCACCTGAAGGATATACCAACAAACCTTCCAGCAGGGCTAAGAACACTGGACTTGAACCGCAACAAAATAACATACTTGGATAGGAAGATGCTAGCTGGCTTGGCCAACATCAcgcatttgtatttaaatagGAACTGCTATTCCGACAACCCCTGTAGCAAGCGTGTCACCATTGAGGATGACAGTTTGCTCGTGATGACCCAACTCAACACTCTCGACATTTCCTTCAACAACTTGACCAAGGTTCCCAAAGGCCTTCCCAAGACTCTGGTTAACATGAAGCTGGGATCCAACCACATACAAGCGATCAAAGAGGATGACTTCCTGGGCCTGAGTCAACTCTCTGTGCTTTATCTCCAGGGAAACTGTCCCAGATGCAGCTCCGCTCCATATCCCTGTGTTCCCTGTCAAAACCAGTCGCTTCACATTCATccaaatgcatttcaaaatctGACAAAGCTTAAGATGCTGCACCTTGGAGGAAACTCACTGAGGAGTGTGAAGCCCTCCTGGTTTGAAAATCTTCAACTTTTGAAAGTCCTCATCCTCTCTTTTAACCTGCTGCTACCTGCGATATCCTCGGAAGCCAAGTTCCTCACCTACCTGCCTAGATTAGAAAGACTTGATCTCTCGTTCAACTTTGAACCAGGAGCATTTCCACCTATCGTGAATCTTTCTGAAAACTTCTCACGCCTCAAGTCTCTTCAAGTTCTTCATCTGCCGGGTCTGGTTTTCCAGCAAATTGGGCCTGAAACTCTAAAACCTCTCTACCATCTCAAAAATCTGACCGTCCTGAACTTGGGCACAAACTTTTTGATAAGATACGAGTCCATGGTATTTTCACACTTCTCCCACGTGAAGGTGTTATACCTGGCAGAAAACCGTCTGTCTCCACTGAGCGAACAAAAACAATTGGTACGTATCGTAAACAACCGTACTTTACCATTCAGATATCCATATTACCCACAATTCAGCTTCATCGAATCACATAATTTAATCAAGCCAGAGTGCCTGAATGCCGGGAGAGTGCTGAGCCTGAGTTCAAACAACCTGTTTTTCATCACCCCACAGCAGTTTGAAGGCTACAATGACGTGGCATGTCTTAACCTCTCAGGAAACGGGTTCTCTGTGGCACCTAATGGAACAGAATTCTCCTCTTTACCAAACCTGACCTACCTTGATCTGTCCTTCAACAAGGTCGATCTGGCCTACGACAATTCCTTCATAGAACTGCAGAAGCTTGAGGTGCTGGACCTGAGTTACAACCCTCACTACTTTGAGGCCTACGGTGTGACACACAACTTGAACTTTCTTCAGAACCTGCCAGTTCTCAGGGTGCTGAACATGAGTCACAACTCCATTGCCACATTAACAACCAAGCAGATGAGCAGCCGTTCACTAGCAGAACTTCAGTTCGGAAACAACCACTTGGGACAAATTTGGCAGAACAGTGATCGATCATATGACATGATTTTTATGAATCTAACTAACTTGACCATTTTGGATATTTCTTTCAACGGCATCATGAACATTCCTGACAGTGTTTCAAC TTTACCCAGAACCCTGACCAAGCTAAGTTTGAGCAACAACTTGCTCACAAAGTTTCAGTGGGAGAAACTCAAAGATTTTGAACAACTTCAGGTTCTGAACGTGAGCCACAATTCTCTGTCAGACGTGGTTGGCATCCACTCGCACTCGTTGACCTTTCTGGACTTGTCTCACAACAACATTTTCCACCTGGATGATGGGTTTTTAGTGGGAGCACCAAGTCTGAAGACCCTGAGCCTGATCAAGAACTGGCTGGCCACCATCAACCAGTCGTCTTTCAAGACCACACCCAAGATTGAAACCTTGATGATCCACCAAAACCCTCTTCAGTGCACGTGTGACTCACTAGACTTCATACTGTGGATTGAAAGTGGCAGCATAAAAATCCCAAAACTGACTTGGGATGTGAAATGTGGCTCACCAGCCAACCAAAAAGGAAAACTGCTGACTCACTTTGACATCAAGAACTGCATCAACGACAGTCTGGCGTTCTTGATGTACATTCTCTCCACTTCCTTCACCCTCCTGTTCATGTTCGTAGCCACAGTTTATCACTTGTTCTACTGGGATGCCTTCTACGCCCTGCACTACGTGAGGGCCAAGCTAAAGGGCTACAGGAAGTTGAATTCCAAACACAATGTGTATGACGTCTTTGTGACCTATGACACCACTGATGCAGATGTTTCTGAGTGGGTGATGACGAATCTGAGAGCACAGCTGGAGGACGACAGACAccatcttcctctctgtctggaggagagagactgGCCTGCAGGagtccccctggtggacaaccTCATCCAGAGCATCCGATACAGCCGCAAGACCCTCTTCGTGTTGACTCAGGGCTACGTGAAGACCGGCGTCTTCAGGCTGGCCATGTATTTGGCCCATCAAAGACTGCTTGAGGAGAACGAGGACGTGATcgtgctgctgatgctggagcCAGTACTGCAGTACTCTCACCTGCTGCGTCTGAGGGAGAGGCTCTGTGGGAAGAGCGTCGTCAGGTGGCCCAAAAACACAGCGGCAGAGCCATGGTTCTGGCAGAACCTTAGAAATATCATCCGCGTGGACAATGACGTCATGTACAACAAGACCTACTCACAGTACTTCAGTCGATGA